A section of the Acidobacteriota bacterium genome encodes:
- a CDS encoding carboxypeptidase regulatory-like domain-containing protein, giving the protein MTSQVSPCQSPSLTGRGFFPTPSTVIKEELKTIIQFIAWLSFLIALCAMPVMAQVGSSGSIVGVVTDNTGAVIVGANITAVDTSTGEKRTTTTNTAGRYVFANLPPGAFELNVTQPGFKVVKLRQNVEVGSVANTNISLEVGAVSTVVEVQASGAQLQTMNATIGTTMNFDMAQSLPGLSRDVSGLALLQPATTPVNGTAGQAGSVAGSNADQNMFVLDGGNNSSDMDGTNTVYLSGFAGNPITGGGSAIPNGVVPTPIESIEEFKVGIAGQTADFNSAAGSQVTMATRRGTNNWHGTAYEYYYGTNFSANSWANGHTPSTDPATGTTRGFTPLPSRHQNRFGASAGGPVLPFNFLGGKTYIFGFYQGVRFPNITTFERSTPSALLRAGVIQVQNSSSSPITLNGVNYAPNAWMPFNLNPGQVTVNGVTYQPANVCGTAGNQPCDPRGIGLNPIVNRIWSQFMPVANDFAPASTVGDTFNTVGYRNTIRLPQSDNNWVVRLDHDFAKNWHFMGSYRYYKLSQADLGQSDVGGILGGTKGQYTSTRNLPSYPSIMVFGLNTTIGNNLTNDFHYSYTYNWWQWGDAGAPPQPIAGLGGAVEIGGEVTAAGGGRNALIPYNVNTQDVRTRFWDGQDHMFRDDLNLLKGNHLFQFGGLYQRNFDWHDRNDNGQGTMAANVYQVTDGAGISWSGFLPPTSIVPASQQSNFQTLAADVLGIVSQPQSLYTRAGSDLHLLPLGTHAQDKSVIPYYQGYWSDTWHMKPSFTLTYGLSYAVEMPPYEQSGKQVMLVDQGGNAVHMQDYLAQRKSAALAGQVYDPVLGFALVNNVTGGRKYPYDPFYKGISPRVAAAWNPHFSSGILGSILGDGKSVIRGGYSRIYGRLNGVNQVLVPLLGTGIMQAVACVGASMNGQCLGTGGVNPSTAFRIGTDGLVAPLGGAPSNTLAQPYFPGVNGNLAAAPGSGLDPDTRPSVNDSFTLSIQREVSSKLFIETGYIGKLIRNEFQEINVDAVPYMTTLGGQTFANAYGNLYTAICGLNVQVCPAANVSTPSPQPFIEQALGGPTSNFCKAASSCTAALIAAQRSLIASNRVYELWNAMETSTSWQLGRTNPGMNPPGGCAANVIVCRQFQAFEFDTSNGWGNYNALFATATFRDWHGITARSNFTWGRSFGTGGEVQARSTRTVLDPWNLESEYGPNGFDVKFIYNVALNYQPSFYKTQQGILGHLLGGWSISPLFTAQSGFPLNVVQQDGSGTSTSREAFGQSDPSQSSIYNVVLTNGSFNAGNSLHYFTSSPTGTVGTTATSKGVTGTSTEWLNMFGDPTAAYGQFRRLILGVDERGNGFGILRGFPRWNLDMTVTKDIRATERVGLTFTAMMTNVLNHFQPDDPSMNLNSPATFGRVSAQATGYDSRQIEFGLRLRW; this is encoded by the coding sequence GCATCGTTGGCGTTGTCACCGACAACACGGGAGCGGTAATTGTTGGCGCGAACATCACCGCCGTCGATACTTCAACCGGGGAAAAGCGGACTACGACGACCAATACCGCAGGCCGCTACGTCTTTGCCAACCTTCCGCCCGGAGCCTTTGAGCTCAACGTTACTCAACCGGGATTCAAAGTCGTGAAGCTAAGGCAAAACGTCGAGGTTGGGTCTGTTGCGAATACGAATATCTCGCTGGAAGTTGGCGCTGTGAGCACAGTCGTCGAGGTGCAGGCTAGCGGCGCTCAGCTGCAGACGATGAACGCGACAATCGGCACTACCATGAACTTCGACATGGCGCAATCTCTGCCTGGGTTGAGCCGTGACGTTTCCGGTTTAGCACTGCTGCAGCCCGCCACCACTCCGGTGAACGGAACGGCGGGACAAGCCGGTTCGGTTGCCGGCTCCAATGCAGATCAAAATATGTTCGTGCTCGACGGCGGCAACAACTCGAGCGACATGGACGGCACGAACACAGTTTATTTGAGCGGCTTCGCTGGCAATCCGATCACCGGAGGTGGTAGCGCAATTCCCAACGGCGTTGTGCCGACTCCTATTGAAAGTATTGAGGAGTTCAAGGTTGGCATTGCTGGACAAACCGCAGACTTCAACTCTGCAGCAGGTAGTCAGGTCACGATGGCGACCCGGCGCGGCACCAACAACTGGCATGGCACTGCTTACGAGTACTATTATGGGACGAACTTTTCTGCCAACAGCTGGGCAAACGGCCATACGCCCTCAACAGATCCTGCCACCGGCACCACGCGAGGCTTCACGCCACTACCTTCCCGTCATCAGAACCGTTTCGGCGCTTCCGCTGGCGGGCCAGTTCTGCCCTTTAACTTCCTCGGCGGAAAAACCTACATCTTCGGCTTCTACCAAGGTGTTCGCTTTCCCAACATCACTACTTTTGAAAGATCCACTCCCTCTGCCTTGCTGCGAGCTGGCGTCATACAAGTCCAGAACAGCAGTTCGAGCCCAATCACTCTGAATGGCGTTAACTATGCCCCGAACGCATGGATGCCGTTCAATTTGAATCCGGGCCAAGTCACCGTAAACGGTGTCACTTACCAGCCGGCAAATGTATGTGGCACGGCAGGCAATCAGCCATGTGACCCTCGCGGCATCGGACTCAACCCCATCGTGAATCGGATTTGGTCGCAATTCATGCCAGTCGCGAACGACTTCGCTCCGGCTTCAACCGTCGGCGACACGTTCAACACAGTTGGTTATCGCAACACCATCCGATTGCCGCAGAGCGACAACAACTGGGTCGTTCGGTTAGATCATGACTTCGCGAAGAACTGGCACTTCATGGGCAGCTATCGCTACTACAAACTGAGCCAGGCCGATCTTGGTCAGTCCGATGTGGGTGGAATCCTGGGGGGAACCAAGGGTCAATACACTTCGACGCGGAACTTGCCGTCGTATCCTTCGATCATGGTCTTCGGGCTCAACACTACGATTGGCAACAATCTGACCAACGACTTCCATTACAGCTATACCTATAACTGGTGGCAGTGGGGCGATGCAGGAGCTCCTCCGCAGCCAATTGCCGGCCTCGGTGGCGCAGTAGAAATTGGCGGAGAAGTCACCGCGGCTGGAGGCGGTCGTAACGCCTTGATTCCCTACAACGTGAACACGCAGGACGTCCGCACGCGCTTTTGGGACGGCCAGGATCACATGTTCCGCGACGATTTGAATCTGCTGAAAGGCAACCATCTGTTCCAGTTCGGTGGCCTCTATCAGCGGAACTTCGATTGGCACGATCGGAACGACAATGGTCAAGGAACGATGGCCGCGAATGTGTATCAGGTCACCGATGGCGCTGGCATTTCATGGTCCGGCTTCCTGCCGCCCACGAGCATTGTGCCTGCATCGCAGCAAAGCAATTTCCAGACGCTCGCCGCCGATGTGCTTGGAATCGTAAGTCAGCCACAGAGCTTGTACACGCGTGCGGGCTCGGACCTTCATCTGCTTCCCTTGGGTACACACGCACAAGACAAGAGCGTGATTCCGTACTACCAAGGCTACTGGAGCGACACATGGCACATGAAGCCTAGCTTCACGCTTACCTACGGTCTCTCCTACGCGGTAGAAATGCCGCCGTACGAGCAATCCGGAAAGCAGGTGATGCTGGTGGATCAGGGCGGAAATGCGGTCCACATGCAGGATTATCTTGCGCAGCGTAAGAGCGCCGCACTCGCCGGGCAGGTTTATGACCCCGTCCTCGGCTTCGCTCTTGTGAACAATGTCACCGGCGGGCGGAAGTATCCTTACGATCCGTTTTATAAGGGGATTAGTCCGCGTGTCGCCGCAGCTTGGAACCCGCACTTCAGCAGCGGCATCCTTGGGTCAATACTAGGCGACGGCAAGAGCGTTATTCGCGGCGGCTACAGTCGCATTTACGGCCGGCTCAACGGCGTGAACCAGGTGCTGGTACCCCTGCTAGGCACAGGAATCATGCAGGCAGTTGCGTGCGTTGGCGCATCGATGAACGGCCAATGCTTAGGGACGGGCGGAGTAAATCCATCAACTGCGTTCCGAATCGGGACAGATGGACTGGTCGCACCTCTCGGCGGCGCTCCTTCTAATACGCTGGCGCAACCTTACTTCCCAGGCGTTAACGGGAATTTGGCAGCGGCGCCCGGCTCTGGATTGGATCCTGACACGCGACCGAGTGTCAACGACTCGTTCACGCTGTCGATCCAACGCGAGGTTTCGTCAAAACTTTTCATCGAGACCGGCTACATTGGGAAGTTGATCCGCAACGAGTTCCAGGAAATCAACGTGGACGCGGTCCCCTACATGACAACGCTTGGTGGACAGACGTTCGCGAATGCTTACGGCAACCTCTATACAGCCATTTGCGGACTGAATGTGCAGGTGTGCCCTGCTGCAAACGTAAGCACACCTTCACCGCAACCGTTTATTGAACAGGCGCTAGGTGGACCAACTTCTAACTTCTGCAAGGCAGCTTCCAGTTGTACCGCTGCGCTGATTGCAGCACAACGCTCTCTCATTGCCTCCAATCGCGTTTACGAGCTGTGGAATGCAATGGAGACCTCAACCTCATGGCAGCTGGGCAGGACCAATCCGGGAATGAATCCTCCCGGTGGATGCGCTGCGAACGTTATCGTTTGCCGTCAGTTCCAGGCATTTGAGTTTGATACCAGCAACGGTTGGGGCAATTACAATGCCTTGTTCGCGACGGCGACTTTCCGTGATTGGCATGGAATCACTGCGCGCTCGAACTTCACCTGGGGACGATCTTTCGGTACCGGCGGAGAAGTTCAGGCTCGCAGCACGCGTACAGTTCTCGATCCGTGGAATCTGGAAAGCGAATATGGACCGAACGGATTTGACGTAAAGTTCATCTATAACGTCGCTCTCAACTACCAGCCCTCGTTTTATAAAACCCAGCAGGGGATCTTAGGACACTTGCTCGGTGGCTGGTCGATCTCACCGTTATTCACGGCACAGAGCGGCTTCCCATTGAATGTAGTCCAGCAGGATGGTTCCGGAACCAGCACCAGCCGCGAAGCTTTTGGACAATCGGATCCAAGCCAAAGCTCGATTTACAACGTAGTGCTGACGAATGGCAGCTTCAACGCCGGCAATTCGCTCCACTACTTCACGAGTTCACCTACGGGTACAGTGGGGACAACAGCAACCTCCAAGGGCGTCACCGGCACATCCACGGAGTGGCTCAACATGTTCGGCGATCCTACTGCCGCTTACGGCCAGTTCCGTAGGCTCATTTTGGGAGTCGACGAGCGTGGCAATGGCTTTGGCATTCTTCGCGGCTTCCCGCGTTGGAACCTTGACATGACGGTAACGAAAGACATCCGCGCAACCGAGCGCGTCGGTCTTACCTTCACAGCGATGATGACCAACGTGCTAAACCACTTCCAACCAGACGATCCGTCTATGAACCTGAACAGTCCGGCAACCTTTGGTCGTGTCAGTGCTCAGGCAACCGGATACGACTCGCGTCAAATTGAGTTCGGTTTGCGTTTGCGGTGGTGA